AAGCAGAGGGCCTTGAAATGCTCCTAATCAATTCCTCCACATAGGGGGATCAGATGCAGTAAGCACAGGCACACACGATTGTGTGCTTTCAAGAACCGAGTTTGTGGATTCCATCCACACCCAGGAGAAGAAAAGGACAGACTGGAACAGGAGAATCCTTCACTTTCTCCTTTTTAACTCATGATAGTTCCATCATGTCTGTGTAAGAGCCAGGCAAATCTGCCCTTAGTCATGCAAGTTGGAGTTGGGGGTTCTCAAGAGGGGAAAAATGACGGACTTCGTAACacaatcacctgggaagcttttgGAAAGTACATATGCCCAGGCTCTCAGGTTTACCCTTCTGATTCTGACAGGTCTTCAGTGGGTTGGGGAGCCATTCTGGCACATACAACCCCAGCCTACCCTCTACTCCCAATGTGAAAATTGATGCTGGCCCTGAATTGGAACAAGGACCAATCTTGGTGAGGTTAGGTTTGCCAGGGAACAAGGGAACCCTTCAGGCCTGTCGAAACCACACAGACTCACCTGTATGCTTGGTCATGTGGTATTTGAGCTGGTTGACCCACTTGCACTTGTAGCCACACTCAGGGCACAGGTACTTCCGTTCCTCCTTGTGGATCCGCATGTGGTACTGGAAGAGgcaagggcaaaaagcagaaaatatagtaagtgctcaataaatgttagctattattatccaGATTATTCTCGCCCTGTTCTATGCCTTTATCATATGGCAAGCAGACATTATGgaactttgtttttcttaatcttCAGTTTGCTtgctagggatttttttttttttttttttttataaagagacagggtctcactctattgcccaggctggagtgaactggcgtgatcacagctctctgcagctttaacctcctgggctaaagcaatcctcccacctcagcctcccaagtagctgggaatacaggcatgtgccacatgtccagctaattaaaaaatttatttttgtaaagacagtctccatatgttgccctggctggtctcaaacttctgggctcaagcaatcctctggctttggcctcccaaagtgctaggattacaggcatgagccacctcacctggccaatacattttttttttttttttttgagatggagcctcgctctgtcacccaggctggagtgcagtggcgcgatctgggctcactgcaagctctgcctcccgggttcatgccactcacctgcctcagcctcttgagtagctgggactgcaggtgcccgccaccacacccggctaattttttgtatttttagtagagacggggtttcacagtgttagccaggatggtctcgatctcctgacctcatgatccgcccaccttggcctcccaaagtgctgggattacaggtgtgagccaccgcgcccagccccaatttttttttttaaatggggtcttgcgctgtcacccaggctggggtgcagtagcatgatcatagctcactgcagcctcaaattcataggctcaagcaatcctcccacctcagcctcctgagtagctaggactacaggtacttgccaccatgcccagctgattaagaaaaagtttttgaaatGGGATTTTGCTCTGCTGCTGagtggtcttcaactcctggcttcaagcgatcctcctaccttggtaTCTCaaactgttgagattacaggcgtgagccacattaTGGAACTTTatctttacaacaaccctatgaagttggtattatctcatttttaacagatgaagaatCTGAGGCTTGGTAAAGGAatttcccaaagtcacagagctaataTCTGGAGGAGTCAGCTTTAGAGAACCAAGGCAGTTTaactccagagcctgtgctcctTCCACTTCCTGCCCCATATCCTCTGACATTACCTTGAGGCGAGAGGGATCAGCACAGGCATAGGGGCAGAGGTGACAGTGGTAAGGCTTTTCCCCAGTGTGGATGCGGCTGTGCCAGGTGATCTTCTGTCGGTTCTTGGTGCTGTAAGCACAATCGGTGCACTTGTAGAGACGAGTGCCCCCATGCCCTTTCACATGGTGATCTAGTACCAGCTGATGGCGGCATGTGAAGTCACAAAAGGGGCAGTGTAGGGGGGGCTGGCCAGCATCCCCATCCCCATCTGGGGCTGCCACAGCTGCTGAAGTCTCCTCATGCTGTTCCAGGTAGTGCTTTACCAGGCCCACCCGCTCCCGGGCGGCAAAGTCACAGAGCTGACAGCGGTGGCTGAAATGCTGCTGCCTCCGGTGCTCATCCAGAGCCGGTCGGCTAGGGAAGGCCTCCTGGCAGGCCCCACACTCAAGCCGTGGGTGCTGTTTACGGGTGTGTCCTCGTAAGCTGGCAGGGCTGGGGCACAGCAACCCACAGCGGGAACAGTGCAGGGGGCCCTCAGTGGTCTCTGCAGGAGAGCCAGGGGCAGGCTGTGCAGGCTCGGGGTGTCGGCGCAGAGCATGCTGCTTAAGTGCTGTCTCTGAGCTGAACTGGGCTTCACACTGGGAGCAGGCAAAGGCTGGGGTGCCTTGGTGGCAGCTGTTGACATGACGAGTGATGTCATGGCGAAGGTAGCCACTATAGTCACAAAGTGGACAGAAGTGGGTGGGTGTTTTGTCATGTACCCTTAACCGGTGCAAGCGCAGTTTCGAGTTGGTACCAAATGTCTGGGGGCAAGAGCTGCAGGGGATGCGGCCAATGCCTGTGTGTCGGGACTGGTGAGCCTCTAACCGGTACCGTCTGGTGGTCGAAAAGTCACAGAAGGGGCACTGATGGGGCTTCACCCCCTCGTGCTTGAGCCGCCGGTGCTGCTGCATGCAACGGCTCTGTTTACAGGTGAAGCCACAGTCCCCACACCGTAGATGGGGCCGGGGCCCACGGGCTGGGGCCGCAGTGGGGTGCCTCCGCTTCTGGTGGAGCCTTAAGGCGGCGGCAGCAGGAGCAGTGaatgggcagaggctgcagtgcagctCTCCAGACTCCTCGAGGGGACAGCCCCGGGTCTGGTGAGTCCTCAGAGCCCGTTCCTGCTGGCAGCTAAAGGGACATGTAGGGCAGGAGAAGCGAGCCCCTTTCTGCTTTTGAACCAGAACTGTATCCCCATCACCAGAGCTGGACTCTGTACTCCCATTCTTCGGGGGAGCAGAGTCCCCATTGCACAACGGGGACAcatcaggctgggtgtggggggTCCCTCGTTTTCCTCCCCCGCCACGTCCTCCCCTGCAGCCTTCAGCCACGTGAGAGGTAATAGAGGAGAGCCGGGAACAAAGGAATGGGCAGGAGTTGCAGTGAAACTTGCCCTGCTCAAAGCGGTGCTTCTTCAGGGCCTCTGTGGGCGAGGAGTTTCCTGCAGGAGGGACTGGGTCAAAGCAGTGCGTCTTAGGGGCCTCTGTGGGCAAGGAGTTTCCTGCAGGAGGGACTGGGGAACCAGAGACTGTGGCAAGAGGCTCTTCTGTTTCTTCTGGCTCCCTGGGAAGCTGCAAAGGAGCATCTTTTGGAAGCAGTAGCTCTGCTTCTAGTGGTGCAGGTGGGGGCTTCCCACCTTCTGTGTCCTCTGAGGCCTGGGTACCCGGGAGCACAGCTTGCAGAGGGATGGGTGAACCTGGTCTGGGCAAGCCCTTGTTCTTTCTGAGCAGAACAGGGCACTTCTTCAGCAGGTGGGTGCTGAGGCCGCGTTGTTGCTTGAAGCTAGCCCCACACTCGGGGCACAGCAGGGGCTCTCGGCGGCCTTGGCACCCAGTCCTGGAGTGCAGATTCAGGGCCTTCTCCCGGCGAGTGATAAAAGGGCAGTGTGGGCAGCGGAAGGCTCGCCCTTCTCCCTGGATCACCACCATCTGCACCCGCCCCTCTAGCACCAATGCCTCTGCTTGTTCTTTGTCCTGTCTCCTTAGGGCCTTGAGTAACGACTCTGACTCAGGTAACGGGGGCAAGGGTGCTGTCTCAGCAGGTGGAGTTGCCTTGAAGGTTGCTACCCAGTTGTTAGGGGCCTCCTCTAAGGATGGAGGATTTGTGGAGAGCTCAGACACTGGCTTTTCCAGAAGGGGATTTTCTTCAGCACCCAAGTCAGAAGTCCCAATACCTTCAAAGCTAGATAGCTCTGGTCCTTCCAGTCCATCTGGCCCTTCCAGTCCCAGGGGCCTGAACTCCATAGGGGCTGTTTCAGTGACCTCCTCAAGGGGTGGCTCAGTCACAGACTCCAGCTCTACTCTCAGGGCCTCTAGGTGTAGTGTGCAGCTGCCCTCCTCCACCTCTGCTGGGCTGGGACTGCCACCCAGGTCATCCCCATGGGGAGCCTCACTGCCCTCCTGTCTTCCAGTGTTGACCTCCTCACTCATCTCTGGCAGGGCCTGGTCCAAGCTGGGGTCTACCACAGTCCCAGGTTCGTGACCTGGCCCCTCAGGTCGGGCTGACAGCTGGTTTGAGGGCTCTGAATCTGGCGGGGGCGTTGGGCCCTGCATGGCCCCTTCTGGCTCCTGGCTTGCATAGTGGAGCTGCCAGGCCTGGTCTCCAGGCACATAGCCATGGGCCTTGCGTTTATGGAACAAGAGTGTGGTGTTGCTGAAGGTGCGGTAGTCACAGAGGGCACAGTGGAACTCACGGAGGCGGGTATGCTTGCAGTTCTCATGGCTCAGCAGAGCCTGCTTGTGGCGGCTCTGGTAACTGCAGTAGTGGCAAGGGTAGAGTGGGGCCGGTGTGCTGGGGTGGTGCTGGGAAGCCATGTGCTTCTGCAGCTCATACTTCCGCTTGCAGGCGAAGGCACACACCTCACACATCAGAGACTTGCCCTGATGCCGCAGCTTGTGGCTGCTCAGCTGATCAGCCCGGTGACAGCGATAGGAGCACTGGTTGCACTGATACCTGGCAAGGAGGGAAAGGGGGAGGCAATCACAGTAATTAATCACAACAACTAAGAATCACTCAGTAAATACTTACTGTGGGCCAGGCTCTGCACTCAGTATCATACATGTGTCACCTGAGGTAACCCTCCTTTTCACTACCCTATGAAACTGGTATCTCTATTTTCCAAGTGAGAAAAACTAAATCACAGAAGTtaataatttgcctaaggttGGTTACGAGGTAAGCCAGGAGCAGAGACAGCCTAGCTTCAGGGCCTGTGTTCTAAGCCCTATTCTGTACTGCCTTCTAAAAGAAAGTAATCATGAATCAGCATGACCCACTGTAGACTTCCAAGGAACTGATGTGGCTACAACTCCACAGGGCAGGTTTCTGTGCCTCGTTTCCCTTCTCCCACAGAGGCATGACAGCTCTAGAAATCCCTTAGCCAGCTGTGCCACAGGTCAGAGAACTTGCCCGGATTTGGAAGTGGCAAGATTGGGGCATGAATATACAGTCTATCCACTTTCCCAGGGCCAGACTCTGAGAACTCAAGTGACACCTTAGTCTCTAGGCCTATACTGTAGGTCTATACTCCCTTCCCAGAGCCCAGAGAGTGCTCGCTATGTGACTGAGCCAGTCACAGAGGCCAGCTGTAGGCAATGGAGTTGAGACAGTGGAAACAGAGAAGGGTGTTAGGAAAaggctctcttttttctttccttttcttttctgaaacagagtcttactctgtcacccaggctggagtacagtggtgccatcttggctcattgcaacctccacccaccgactcaagcgattctagtgcttcagcctcccaagaagctggcattacaggcgtctgctaccatgcccagctaatttttgtagttttagtagagatggggtgttgcccagatggccttgaactcccaagctcaagcaatttgcccgccccggcctctcaaagtgctgggattacaggtgtgagccattgcacctggccttagGAGGAGACTCTCCAGGGACCGGAGAAAGAAATAGGGCCAGAAGTTAGATCCAAGAGGAAGCTAGCTTGGCATAAGATTCTTGGGATTGGGACGGAGGCCTATGTGTGTGTTGTACCTGAGGTCCCCTGCATGTTTTCGCATGTGCACACGGAGGTAGTGCTTCCACTTGGTGACATAGCCACATTCAGTGCACATGTAATCCTTGGTGTTGGAGTGGGTCAGCATGTGCTTGGATAGGTAGCTCACGTCTCGGCATGTGAAGTCACACAGCTCACACTTGTGAGGCT
Above is a genomic segment from Pongo pygmaeus isolate AG05252 chromosome 11, NHGRI_mPonPyg2-v2.0_pri, whole genome shotgun sequence containing:
- the ZNF142 gene encoding zinc finger protein 142 isoform X5, which produces MCPECKRCFKKRTHLVEHLHLHFPDPSLQCPNCQKFFTSKSKLKTHLLRELGEKAHHCPLCHYSAVERNALNRHMASMHEDISNFYSDTYACPVCREEFRLSQALKEHLKSHTAAAAAEPLPLRCFQEGCSYAAPDRKAFIKHLKETHGVRAVECRHHSCPMLFATAEAMEAHHKSHYAFHCPHCDFACSNKHLFRKHKKQGHPGSEELRCTFCPFATFNPVAYQDHVGKMHAHEKIHQCPECNFATAHKRVLIRHMLLHTGEKPHKCELCDFTCRDVSYLSKHMLTHSNTKDYMCTECGYVTKWKHYLRVHMRKHAGDLRYQCNQCSYRCHRADQLSSHKLRHQGKSLMCEVCAFACKRKYELQKHMASQHHPSTPAPLYPCHYCSYQSRHKQALLSHENCKHTRLREFHCALCDYRTFSNTTLLFHKRKAHGYVPGDQAWQLHYASQEPEGAMQGPTPPPDSEPSNQLSARPEGPGHEPGTVVDPSLDQALPEMSEEVNTGRQEGSEAPHGDDLGGSPSPAEVEEGSCTLHLEALRVELESVTEPPLEEVTETAPMEFRPLGLEGPDGLEGPELSSFEGIGTSDLGAEENPLLEKPVSELSTNPPSLEEAPNNWVATFKATPPAETAPLPPLPESESLLKALRRQDKEQAEALVLEGRVQMVVIQGEGRAFRCPHCPFITRREKALNLHSRTGCQGRREPLLCPECGASFKQQRGLSTHLLKKCPVLLRKNKGLPRPGSPIPLQAVLPGTQASEDTEGGKPPPAPLEAELLLPKDAPLQLPREPEETEEPLATVSGSPVPPAGNSLPTEAPKTHCFDPVPPAGNSSPTEALKKHRFEQGKFHCNSCPFLCSRLSSITSHVAEGCRGGRGGGGKRGTPHTQPDVSPLCNGDSAPPKNGSTESSSGDGDTVLVQKQKGARFSCPTCPFSCQQERALRTHQTRGCPLEESGELHCSLCPFTAPAAAALRLHQKRRHPTAAPARGPRPHLRCGDCGFTCKQSRCMQQHRRLKHEGVKPHQCPFCDFSTTRRYRLEAHQSRHTGIGRIPCSSCPQTFGTNSKLRLHRLRVHDKTPTHFCPLCDYSGYLRHDITRHVNSCHQGTPAFACSQCEAQFSSETALKQHALRRHPEPAQPAPGSPAETTEGPLHCSRCGLLCPSPASLRGHTRKQHPRLECGACQEAFPSRPALDEHRRQQHFSHRCQLCDFAARERVGLVKHYLEQHEETSAAVAAPDGDGDAGQPPLHCPFCDFTCRHQLVLDHHVKGHGGTRLYKCTDCAYSTKNRQKITWHSRIHTGEKPYHCHLCPYACADPSRLKYHMRIHKEERKYLCPECGYKCKWVNQLKYHMTKHTGLKPYQCPECEYCTNRADALRVHQETRHREARAFMCEQCGKAFKTRFLLRTHLRKHSEAKPYVCNVCHRAFRWAAGLRHHALTHTDRHPFFCRLCNYKAKQKFQVVKHVRRHHPDQADPNQGVGKDPTTPTVHLHDVQLEDPSPPAPAAPHTGPEG
- the ZNF142 gene encoding zinc finger protein 142 isoform X2, giving the protein MTDPLLDSQPANSTGEMDGLCPELLLIPPPLSNRGILGPVQSPCPSGDPAPIPTEPGCLLVEATATEEGPGNMEIIVEAVAGTLTPGAPGETPAPKLPPGEREASQEAGTPLPGQETAEEENIEKEEKSDTQKDSQKAVDKGQGAQQLEGDVVSGTESLFKTHMCPECKRCFKKRTHLVEHLHLHFPDPSLQCPNCQKFFTSKSKLKTHLLRELGEKAHHCPLCHYSAVERNALNRHMASMHEDISNFYSDTYACPVCREEFRLSQALKEHLKSHTAAAAAEPLPLRCFQEGCSYAAPDRKAFIKHLKETHGVRAVECRHHSCPMLFATAEAMEAHHKSHYAFHCPHCDFACSNKHLFRKHKKQGHPGSEELRCTFCPFATFNPVAYQDHVGKMHAHEKIHQCPECNFATAHKRVLIRHMLLHTGEKPHKCELCDFTCRDVSYLSKHMLTHSNTKDYMCTECGYVTKWKHYLRVHMRKHAGDLRYQCNQCSYRCHRADQLSSHKLRHQGKSLMCEVCAFACKRKYELQKHMASQHHPSTPAPLYPCHYCSYQSRHKQALLSHENCKHTRLREFHCALCDYRTFSNTTLLFHKRKAHGYVPGDQAWQLHYASQEPEGAMQGPTPPPDSEPSNQLSARPEGPGHEPGTVVDPSLDQALPEMSEEVNTGRQEGSEAPHGDDLGGSPSPAEVEEGSCTLHLEALRVELESVTEPPLEEVTETAPMEFRPLGLEGPDGLEGPELSSFEGIGTSDLGAEENPLLEKPVSELSTNPPSLEEAPNNWVATFKATPPAETAPLPPLPESESLLKALRRQDKEQAEALVLEGRVQMVVIQGEGRAFRCPHCPFITRREKALNLHSRTGCQGRREPLLCPECGASFKQQRGLSTHLLKKCPVLLRKNKGLPRPGSPIPLQAVLPGTQASEDTEGGKPPPAPLEAELLLPKDAPLQLPREPEETEEPLATVSGSPVPPAGNSLPTEAPKTHCFDPVPPAGNSSPTEALKKHRFEQGKFHCNSCPFLCSRLSSITSHVAEGCRGGRGGGGKRGTPHTQPDVSPLCNGDSAPPKNGSTESSSGDGDTVLVQKQKGARFSCPTCPFSCQQERALRTHQTRGCPLEESGELHCSLCPFTAPAAAALRLHQKRRHPTAAPARGPRPHLRCGDCGFTCKQSRCMQQHRRLKHEGVKPHQCPFCDFSTTRRYRLEAHQSRHTGIGRIPCSSCPQTFGTNSKLRLHRLRVHDKTPTHFCPLCDYSGYLRHDITRHVNSCHQGTPAFACSQCEAQFSSETALKQHALRRHPEPAQPAPGSPAETTEGPLHCSRCGLLCPSPASLRGHTRKQHPRLECGACQEAFPSRPALDEHRRQQHFSHRCQLCDFAARERVGLVKHYLEQHEETSAAVAAPDGDGDAGQPPLHCPFCDFTCRHQLVLDHHVKGHGGTRLYKCTDCAYSTKNRQKITWHSRIHTGEKPYHCHLCPYACADPSRLKYHMRIHKEERKYLCPECGYKCKWVNQLKYHMTKHTGLKPYQCPECEYCTNRADALRVHQETRHREARAFMCEQCGKAFKTRFLLRTHLRKHSEAKPYVCNVCHRAFRWAAGLRHHALTHTDRHPFFCRLCNYKAKQKFQVVKHVRRHHPDQADPNQGVGKDPTTPTVHLHDVQLEDPSPPAPAAPHTGPEG
- the ZNF142 gene encoding zinc finger protein 142 isoform X1 — protein: MTDPLLDSQPANSTGEMDGLCPELLLIPPPLSNRGILGPVQSPCPSGDPAPIPTEPGCLLVEATATEEGPGNMEIIVEAVAGTLTPGAPGETPGVLVKVVEVYFCERCEQSFAEPTLLALHQCSETHIQPVQGLSSPPCSVELPPSNPTLPGPLQGQSPPVSPLSCPVCRQEFAQPQALKSHFKIHRGTPDTFSCPESGCVFSAEDRKGLQHHLRQTHRAVPVPCSFRGCPLLFGSQQGMELHRQAHYPFHCSHCSFMGSNVKLFRQHQRSHGAGTQGELSAVQGLPSQELLPAPKLPPGEREASQEAGTPLPGQETAEEENIEKEEKSDTQKDSQKAVDKGQGAQQLEGDVVSGTESLFKTHMCPECKRCFKKRTHLVEHLHLHFPDPSLQCPNCQKFFTSKSKLKTHLLRELGEKAHHCPLCHYSAVERNALNRHMASMHEDISNFYSDTYACPVCREEFRLSQALKEHLKSHTAAAAAEPLPLRCFQEGCSYAAPDRKAFIKHLKETHGVRAVECRHHSCPMLFATAEAMEAHHKSHYAFHCPHCDFACSNKHLFRKHKKQGHPGSEELRCTFCPFATFNPVAYQDHVGKMHAHEKIHQCPECNFATAHKRVLIRHMLLHTGEKPHKCELCDFTCRDVSYLSKHMLTHSNTKDYMCTECGYVTKWKHYLRVHMRKHAGDLRYQCNQCSYRCHRADQLSSHKLRHQGKSLMCEVCAFACKRKYELQKHMASQHHPSTPAPLYPCHYCSYQSRHKQALLSHENCKHTRLREFHCALCDYRTFSNTTLLFHKRKAHGYVPGDQAWQLHYASQEPEGAMQGPTPPPDSEPSNQLSARPEGPGHEPGTVVDPSLDQALPEMSEEVNTGRQEGSEAPHGDDLGGSPSPAEVEEGSCTLHLEALRVELESVTEPPLEEVTETAPMEFRPLGLEGPDGLEGPELSSFEGIGTSDLGAEENPLLEKPVSELSTNPPSLEEAPNNWVATFKATPPAETAPLPPLPESESLLKALRRQDKEQAEALVLEGRVQMVVIQGEGRAFRCPHCPFITRREKALNLHSRTGCQGRREPLLCPECGASFKQQRGLSTHLLKKCPVLLRKNKGLPRPGSPIPLQAVLPGTQASEDTEGGKPPPAPLEAELLLPKDAPLQLPREPEETEEPLATVSGSPVPPAGNSLPTEAPKTHCFDPVPPAGNSSPTEALKKHRFEQGKFHCNSCPFLCSRLSSITSHVAEGCRGGRGGGGKRGTPHTQPDVSPLCNGDSAPPKNGSTESSSGDGDTVLVQKQKGARFSCPTCPFSCQQERALRTHQTRGCPLEESGELHCSLCPFTAPAAAALRLHQKRRHPTAAPARGPRPHLRCGDCGFTCKQSRCMQQHRRLKHEGVKPHQCPFCDFSTTRRYRLEAHQSRHTGIGRIPCSSCPQTFGTNSKLRLHRLRVHDKTPTHFCPLCDYSGYLRHDITRHVNSCHQGTPAFACSQCEAQFSSETALKQHALRRHPEPAQPAPGSPAETTEGPLHCSRCGLLCPSPASLRGHTRKQHPRLECGACQEAFPSRPALDEHRRQQHFSHRCQLCDFAARERVGLVKHYLEQHEETSAAVAAPDGDGDAGQPPLHCPFCDFTCRHQLVLDHHVKGHGGTRLYKCTDCAYSTKNRQKITWHSRIHTGEKPYHCHLCPYACADPSRLKYHMRIHKEERKYLCPECGYKCKWVNQLKYHMTKHTGLKPYQCPECEYCTNRADALRVHQETRHREARAFMCEQCGKAFKTRFLLRTHLRKHSEAKPYVCNVCHRAFRWAAGLRHHALTHTDRHPFFCRLCNYKAKQKFQVVKHVRRHHPDQADPNQGVGKDPTTPTVHLHDVQLEDPSPPAPAAPHTGPEG
- the ZNF142 gene encoding zinc finger protein 142 isoform X3, producing MELHRQAHYPFHCSHCSFMGSNVKLFRQHQRSHGAGTQGELSAVQGLPSQELLPAPKLPPGEREASQEAGTPLPGQETAEEENIEKEEKSDTQKDSQKAVDKGQGAQQLEGDVVSGTESLFKTHMCPECKRCFKKRTHLVEHLHLHFPDPSLQCPNCQKFFTSKSKLKTHLLRELGEKAHHCPLCHYSAVERNALNRHMASMHEDISNFYSDTYACPVCREEFRLSQALKEHLKSHTAAAAAEPLPLRCFQEGCSYAAPDRKAFIKHLKETHGVRAVECRHHSCPMLFATAEAMEAHHKSHYAFHCPHCDFACSNKHLFRKHKKQGHPGSEELRCTFCPFATFNPVAYQDHVGKMHAHEKIHQCPECNFATAHKRVLIRHMLLHTGEKPHKCELCDFTCRDVSYLSKHMLTHSNTKDYMCTECGYVTKWKHYLRVHMRKHAGDLRYQCNQCSYRCHRADQLSSHKLRHQGKSLMCEVCAFACKRKYELQKHMASQHHPSTPAPLYPCHYCSYQSRHKQALLSHENCKHTRLREFHCALCDYRTFSNTTLLFHKRKAHGYVPGDQAWQLHYASQEPEGAMQGPTPPPDSEPSNQLSARPEGPGHEPGTVVDPSLDQALPEMSEEVNTGRQEGSEAPHGDDLGGSPSPAEVEEGSCTLHLEALRVELESVTEPPLEEVTETAPMEFRPLGLEGPDGLEGPELSSFEGIGTSDLGAEENPLLEKPVSELSTNPPSLEEAPNNWVATFKATPPAETAPLPPLPESESLLKALRRQDKEQAEALVLEGRVQMVVIQGEGRAFRCPHCPFITRREKALNLHSRTGCQGRREPLLCPECGASFKQQRGLSTHLLKKCPVLLRKNKGLPRPGSPIPLQAVLPGTQASEDTEGGKPPPAPLEAELLLPKDAPLQLPREPEETEEPLATVSGSPVPPAGNSLPTEAPKTHCFDPVPPAGNSSPTEALKKHRFEQGKFHCNSCPFLCSRLSSITSHVAEGCRGGRGGGGKRGTPHTQPDVSPLCNGDSAPPKNGSTESSSGDGDTVLVQKQKGARFSCPTCPFSCQQERALRTHQTRGCPLEESGELHCSLCPFTAPAAAALRLHQKRRHPTAAPARGPRPHLRCGDCGFTCKQSRCMQQHRRLKHEGVKPHQCPFCDFSTTRRYRLEAHQSRHTGIGRIPCSSCPQTFGTNSKLRLHRLRVHDKTPTHFCPLCDYSGYLRHDITRHVNSCHQGTPAFACSQCEAQFSSETALKQHALRRHPEPAQPAPGSPAETTEGPLHCSRCGLLCPSPASLRGHTRKQHPRLECGACQEAFPSRPALDEHRRQQHFSHRCQLCDFAARERVGLVKHYLEQHEETSAAVAAPDGDGDAGQPPLHCPFCDFTCRHQLVLDHHVKGHGGTRLYKCTDCAYSTKNRQKITWHSRIHTGEKPYHCHLCPYACADPSRLKYHMRIHKEERKYLCPECGYKCKWVNQLKYHMTKHTGLKPYQCPECEYCTNRADALRVHQETRHREARAFMCEQCGKAFKTRFLLRTHLRKHSEAKPYVCNVCHRAFRWAAGLRHHALTHTDRHPFFCRLCNYKAKQKFQVVKHVRRHHPDQADPNQGVGKDPTTPTVHLHDVQLEDPSPPAPAAPHTGPEG
- the ZNF142 gene encoding zinc finger protein 142 isoform X4, translating into MGSNVKLFRQHQRSHGAGTQGELSAVQGLPSQELLPAPKLPPGEREASQEAGTPLPGQETAEEENIEKEEKSDTQKDSQKAVDKGQGAQQLEGDVVSGTESLFKTHMCPECKRCFKKRTHLVEHLHLHFPDPSLQCPNCQKFFTSKSKLKTHLLRELGEKAHHCPLCHYSAVERNALNRHMASMHEDISNFYSDTYACPVCREEFRLSQALKEHLKSHTAAAAAEPLPLRCFQEGCSYAAPDRKAFIKHLKETHGVRAVECRHHSCPMLFATAEAMEAHHKSHYAFHCPHCDFACSNKHLFRKHKKQGHPGSEELRCTFCPFATFNPVAYQDHVGKMHAHEKIHQCPECNFATAHKRVLIRHMLLHTGEKPHKCELCDFTCRDVSYLSKHMLTHSNTKDYMCTECGYVTKWKHYLRVHMRKHAGDLRYQCNQCSYRCHRADQLSSHKLRHQGKSLMCEVCAFACKRKYELQKHMASQHHPSTPAPLYPCHYCSYQSRHKQALLSHENCKHTRLREFHCALCDYRTFSNTTLLFHKRKAHGYVPGDQAWQLHYASQEPEGAMQGPTPPPDSEPSNQLSARPEGPGHEPGTVVDPSLDQALPEMSEEVNTGRQEGSEAPHGDDLGGSPSPAEVEEGSCTLHLEALRVELESVTEPPLEEVTETAPMEFRPLGLEGPDGLEGPELSSFEGIGTSDLGAEENPLLEKPVSELSTNPPSLEEAPNNWVATFKATPPAETAPLPPLPESESLLKALRRQDKEQAEALVLEGRVQMVVIQGEGRAFRCPHCPFITRREKALNLHSRTGCQGRREPLLCPECGASFKQQRGLSTHLLKKCPVLLRKNKGLPRPGSPIPLQAVLPGTQASEDTEGGKPPPAPLEAELLLPKDAPLQLPREPEETEEPLATVSGSPVPPAGNSLPTEAPKTHCFDPVPPAGNSSPTEALKKHRFEQGKFHCNSCPFLCSRLSSITSHVAEGCRGGRGGGGKRGTPHTQPDVSPLCNGDSAPPKNGSTESSSGDGDTVLVQKQKGARFSCPTCPFSCQQERALRTHQTRGCPLEESGELHCSLCPFTAPAAAALRLHQKRRHPTAAPARGPRPHLRCGDCGFTCKQSRCMQQHRRLKHEGVKPHQCPFCDFSTTRRYRLEAHQSRHTGIGRIPCSSCPQTFGTNSKLRLHRLRVHDKTPTHFCPLCDYSGYLRHDITRHVNSCHQGTPAFACSQCEAQFSSETALKQHALRRHPEPAQPAPGSPAETTEGPLHCSRCGLLCPSPASLRGHTRKQHPRLECGACQEAFPSRPALDEHRRQQHFSHRCQLCDFAARERVGLVKHYLEQHEETSAAVAAPDGDGDAGQPPLHCPFCDFTCRHQLVLDHHVKGHGGTRLYKCTDCAYSTKNRQKITWHSRIHTGEKPYHCHLCPYACADPSRLKYHMRIHKEERKYLCPECGYKCKWVNQLKYHMTKHTGLKPYQCPECEYCTNRADALRVHQETRHREARAFMCEQCGKAFKTRFLLRTHLRKHSEAKPYVCNVCHRAFRWAAGLRHHALTHTDRHPFFCRLCNYKAKQKFQVVKHVRRHHPDQADPNQGVGKDPTTPTVHLHDVQLEDPSPPAPAAPHTGPEG